A single genomic interval of Candidatus Polarisedimenticolia bacterium harbors:
- a CDS encoding nitrite/sulfite reductase — protein sequence MPIDEAVRTHAPARRFASEKDLEEFVTTLEAYERGEIGPDEFRTFRLTRGIYGQRQDDVQMIRVKIPQGILSGDQLRALAIVARDYSRGFGHVTTRQNLQFHFVKMDVVPKAMEALEAAGLTTREACGNTVRNITGCPMAGVCQDEPFDITPYGEALTRFFLRNPICQALPRKFKIALSGCPTDCALGAMHDIGIIARTRETDGRREIGFKVVIGGGLAVSPQNAWVLHEFLPPERLLPVCEAVVRVFDRTGNRKNKGQARMKYAIRKLGFEAFRAEIDKELAALPATRDPEAGRYVHVEDSRPDRPGTRADLHDVITHSGTPAFRAWAASNARPQRQRGYSMAFVTLPRGDITAEQLEAIAAIAETRGSGSVRTAQDQNILLRFVKSEELPAVFRELERIGLALGEAGRLLDPTSCPGAESCKIAVTGSRELALAVKESLTAAAG from the coding sequence ATGCCTATCGATGAAGCCGTCAGGACGCACGCTCCGGCGCGCCGTTTCGCGTCGGAGAAGGACCTCGAGGAGTTCGTCACGACCCTCGAAGCGTACGAGCGCGGGGAGATCGGCCCGGACGAGTTCCGGACCTTCCGCCTGACGCGCGGCATCTACGGCCAGAGGCAGGACGACGTCCAGATGATCCGCGTCAAGATCCCGCAGGGGATCCTGAGCGGGGACCAGCTGCGGGCGCTGGCGATCGTGGCGCGCGACTACTCGCGCGGCTTCGGGCACGTCACGACCCGGCAGAACCTCCAGTTCCACTTCGTCAAGATGGACGTCGTTCCGAAGGCGATGGAGGCCCTCGAGGCGGCCGGGCTGACGACGCGCGAGGCCTGCGGCAACACCGTGCGCAACATCACCGGCTGCCCGATGGCCGGCGTCTGCCAGGACGAGCCGTTCGACATCACCCCATACGGTGAGGCCCTCACCCGCTTCTTCCTGCGCAACCCGATCTGCCAGGCGCTGCCGCGCAAGTTCAAGATCGCGCTGTCCGGCTGCCCGACCGACTGCGCCCTGGGGGCGATGCACGACATCGGCATCATCGCGCGCACGCGCGAGACGGACGGCCGCCGCGAGATCGGCTTCAAGGTGGTCATCGGCGGCGGTCTGGCCGTGTCGCCGCAGAACGCCTGGGTGCTGCACGAGTTCCTGCCGCCCGAGAGGCTCCTGCCCGTGTGCGAGGCGGTGGTGCGCGTCTTCGATCGCACCGGCAACCGCAAGAACAAGGGGCAGGCCCGCATGAAGTACGCCATCCGCAAGCTCGGCTTCGAGGCGTTCCGGGCCGAGATCGACAAGGAGCTCGCGGCGCTTCCGGCCACGCGCGACCCCGAGGCCGGCCGCTACGTCCACGTCGAGGACTCCCGCCCGGACCGGCCCGGGACGCGGGCCGACCTGCACGACGTCATCACCCATTCCGGCACGCCCGCTTTCCGCGCCTGGGCGGCGAGCAACGCCCGGCCGCAGCGGCAGCGGGGCTATTCGATGGCCTTCGTGACCCTGCCGCGCGGCGACATCACGGCCGAGCAGCTCGAGGCGATCGCCGCGATCGCCGAGACCCGCGGCAGCGGCTCGGTCCGGACCGCGCAGGACCAGAACATCCTGCTGCGCTTCGTGAAGAGCGAGGAGCTGCCCGCGGTGTTCCGCGAGCTCGAGCGCATCGGGCTCGCGCTCGGCGAGGCCGGCCGCCTGCTCGATCCGACGTCGTGCCCCGGGGCCGAATCGTGCAAGATCGCCGTCACCGGCTCCCGCGAGCTGGCCCTCGCGGTCAAGGAGTCCCTGACCGCCGCGGCCGGGA
- a CDS encoding phosphoadenylyl-sulfate reductase yields the protein MDPAELQHQSSVFESRTPQDVVRWGVEKFRGGLTLACSFGAEDVVLVDMVARIDPSVTVFYLDTDYLFPETFEVRDRIVARYGIRAVAVKPLLTIDEQAAHHGPDLFARQPDVCCKIRKVEPLRRHLGGFQAWITGIRRDQAPTRANAGLVEWDKMFNLVKLNPLARWKSEDVWAYIRTHDVPYNALHDRDYPSIGCYPCTRQVKPGEDPRAGRWANFSKKECGLHTETGPAQ from the coding sequence ATAGACCCAGCCGAGCTGCAGCATCAATCGAGCGTATTCGAATCGAGGACCCCCCAGGACGTGGTCCGCTGGGGCGTCGAGAAGTTCCGCGGCGGCCTCACGCTGGCCTGCTCGTTCGGAGCGGAAGACGTCGTCCTGGTGGACATGGTCGCCCGGATCGATCCGTCGGTCACGGTCTTCTACCTGGACACCGACTACCTCTTTCCCGAGACGTTCGAGGTCAGGGACCGGATCGTCGCGCGCTACGGCATCCGCGCGGTGGCGGTGAAGCCGCTGCTGACCATCGACGAGCAGGCGGCCCATCACGGGCCGGACCTGTTCGCGCGGCAGCCCGACGTGTGCTGCAAGATCCGCAAGGTCGAGCCGCTGCGCCGCCACCTCGGCGGGTTCCAGGCCTGGATCACCGGCATCCGCCGCGACCAGGCGCCGACCCGGGCCAACGCGGGTCTGGTCGAGTGGGACAAGATGTTCAACCTCGTCAAGCTGAACCCCCTGGCGCGCTGGAAGTCCGAGGACGTCTGGGCGTACATCCGGACCCACGACGTGCCGTACAACGCGCTGCACGACCGGGACTACCCGTCCATCGGCTGCTATCCGTGCACCCGGCAGGTGAAGCCGGGCGAGGACCCGCGCGCGGGCCGCTGGGCGAATTTCTCGAAGAAGGAGTGCGGGCTGCACACGGAGACCGGTCCGGCCCAGTGA
- a CDS encoding carbon-nitrogen hydrolase family protein, with the protein MTERKARVAIAQAAPVFLDLEKSVDKAVRLVGEAAGLGARLVAFGETWLPGYPAWLDLCPGSAYWDHPPAKKAYAHLVENSAIIPGPETDRLGAAAREHGLVLVIGVHERVAGGPGHGTLYNTNLVIGQDGSILSRHRKLVPTHAERLVWGPGDGGDLEAVATPVGRVGSLICWEHWMPLARQAMHESAEEIHVACWPTVRDMYQVASRHYAFEGRCFVLAAGLITRAGDLPTDLDLPPGVRENPDGLVCSGGSCIIGPDGALLAGPVFDREEILVADLDLGRIAEESMALDVTGHYNRPDVFQFAKRVVKQERWRGRRGSNPRPPA; encoded by the coding sequence ATGACGGAACGAAAAGCCCGGGTCGCGATCGCCCAGGCGGCCCCTGTTTTCCTCGATCTGGAGAAGTCGGTCGACAAGGCAGTCCGGCTGGTCGGCGAGGCCGCCGGCCTCGGCGCCCGGCTCGTGGCCTTCGGCGAAACCTGGCTGCCGGGCTATCCCGCCTGGCTCGACCTCTGCCCGGGATCGGCCTACTGGGACCATCCCCCGGCGAAGAAAGCATACGCGCACCTGGTCGAGAACAGCGCGATCATCCCCGGTCCGGAGACCGATCGCCTGGGGGCCGCGGCGCGCGAGCACGGGCTCGTCCTCGTCATCGGCGTCCACGAGCGGGTGGCCGGCGGGCCGGGGCACGGCACCCTGTACAACACGAACCTGGTCATCGGGCAGGATGGATCGATCCTGTCGCGGCACCGGAAGCTCGTGCCGACGCACGCCGAGCGGCTGGTCTGGGGCCCGGGGGACGGAGGCGACCTCGAGGCGGTGGCGACGCCTGTCGGCCGCGTCGGGTCGCTCATCTGCTGGGAGCACTGGATGCCCCTGGCGCGCCAGGCGATGCACGAGTCGGCCGAGGAGATCCACGTCGCCTGCTGGCCGACGGTGCGCGACATGTACCAGGTCGCGAGCCGCCACTACGCCTTCGAGGGGCGCTGTTTCGTCCTGGCCGCGGGGCTGATCACCCGGGCGGGCGACCTGCCCACCGACCTCGATCTGCCCCCCGGCGTGCGCGAGAACCCGGACGGCCTGGTGTGCTCCGGTGGCTCGTGCATCATCGGGCCCGACGGTGCGCTCCTGGCGGGGCCGGTCTTCGACCGCGAGGAGATCCTCGTCGCCGATCTCGACCTCGGCCGGATCGCCGAGGAGAGCATGGCGCTCGACGTCACCGGCCACTACAACCGGCCGGACGTCTTCCAGTTCGCGAAGCGTGTGGTGAAGCAGGAAAGATGGCGGGGTCGACGGGGCTCGAACCCGCGACCTCCGGCTTGA